One Candidatus Omnitrophota bacterium DNA segment encodes these proteins:
- a CDS encoding MFS transporter, which translates to MNPLHRLKPQAEISEGDVQQGLRMVLFDGICSQIMGVLTGGAFLVAFALLLGASNKVIGLIAAAGPLTQLLQIPAIYLVERSRMRKLLVVAASFLSRLFWIGIALIPWFLPEPARIPALLIFLFLYFGLGTLSGGAWTSWMRDLIPENIMGSYFGNRLAIATLLSAVLSIFAGLGLDLYKKHFQNEIGIYPIIFLVGAAAGLLGIYFLSKAPEPQMAPVERFDLFQALGKPFRQKNFRQLLIFLGWWSFAVNLAAPFFTVYMLKRLGLGMGMVLGLSVLSQLVNVAFLKWWGPLADKFSNKSVLAASGPLFILSIGLWPFTTMPDKYFLTIPLLVLIHMLAGMSTAGVTLASFNIAMKLAPRGDATAYLATNALVSGVAATLAPILAGFGADWFAGQELSVLIRWSSEHIGRHFQVVAMDLRSLDFLFILAVIAGFYALARLIAVQEEGEVEEDIVLPALFSEVRKSVRHVSNVAGLRTLVYFPYSRLERFMKKII; encoded by the coding sequence ATGAACCCTCTGCACCGACTCAAACCCCAGGCAGAAATCAGCGAAGGCGATGTACAGCAAGGCCTGCGCATGGTGCTTTTTGACGGCATCTGCTCGCAGATCATGGGAGTGCTCACAGGCGGCGCCTTTCTGGTGGCCTTTGCCCTCCTGCTGGGGGCTTCCAACAAAGTAATCGGCCTCATTGCCGCGGCAGGCCCTCTGACCCAGCTCCTGCAAATCCCGGCTATTTATCTGGTCGAGCGCTCGCGCATGCGCAAACTGCTGGTTGTGGCAGCCTCCTTTCTGAGCCGGCTCTTCTGGATCGGAATTGCCCTCATTCCCTGGTTCTTGCCCGAGCCCGCTCGCATCCCAGCCCTCTTGATCTTTTTGTTCCTTTACTTTGGTCTGGGAACACTTTCAGGCGGTGCCTGGACCTCCTGGATGCGCGATTTGATCCCGGAAAACATCATGGGCTCCTATTTCGGGAACCGGCTGGCAATTGCTACCCTGCTCTCCGCGGTGCTCAGTATCTTTGCGGGGCTGGGGCTGGATCTTTACAAGAAGCACTTTCAAAATGAAATCGGCATTTATCCAATCATTTTCCTGGTGGGGGCTGCGGCGGGACTTTTGGGTATTTACTTCCTTTCCAAAGCGCCCGAGCCTCAAATGGCGCCGGTCGAACGCTTTGACCTCTTTCAAGCCCTTGGTAAACCCTTTCGCCAAAAGAACTTTCGTCAGCTTCTCATTTTTCTGGGATGGTGGAGCTTCGCAGTCAACCTGGCTGCCCCCTTTTTCACGGTCTACATGCTCAAACGGCTGGGCCTGGGTATGGGCATGGTCCTGGGACTCTCCGTGCTCAGCCAATTGGTCAATGTGGCCTTTCTCAAATGGTGGGGGCCTCTGGCGGACAAGTTCAGCAACAAGTCCGTGCTCGCTGCGTCAGGGCCTTTGTTTATCCTGAGCATTGGGCTTTGGCCTTTTACGACCATGCCAGACAAGTATTTCCTCACGATTCCCCTGCTCGTGCTCATCCACATGTTGGCGGGAATGAGCACGGCCGGCGTCACGCTCGCCTCCTTTAATATTGCCATGAAGCTCGCTCCAAGAGGCGATGCCACAGCCTATTTGGCCACCAACGCCCTGGTTTCCGGGGTGGCGGCAACTCTGGCTCCCATCCTGGCCGGATTCGGGGCAGACTGGTTTGCCGGGCAGGAACTGAGCGTGCTCATTAGGTGGTCCTCGGAACACATCGGCCGGCATTTCCAGGTGGTTGCCATGGATCTGAGGAGTTTGGACTTCCTATTTATATTGGCCGTGATTGCAGGCTTCTATGCTTTGGCCCGCCTTATTGCCGTGCAAGAGGAGGGAGAGGTGGAAGAGGACATTGTGTTGCCGGCGCTCTTTTCTGAAGTCCGGAAATCCGTGCGGCATGTTTCGAACGTGGCAGGTCTGCGCACGCTCGTTTACTTCCCTTATAGCCGGCTCGAGCGCTTCATGAAGAAGATAATCTAA
- a CDS encoding metallophosphoesterase, producing the protein MNKKLFWIPAVVVFLAVFTGIYALYIEPNWLRVRKIDVQLPSEYAAQDGLTVLHLSDFQLRNPQIGWRERRVAALARQLDPDLVVVTGDVIEGYVSYQAWIDYVSALPSRYGVYAVAGNWEHWGDVNIWEMREDLANRGVSLLVNEIARVPVGERGHIEILGLDNRTFQYQPFLAKLLEESDPRLFRLLLVHAPVAFHQAARGGIPLTLAGHTQGGQICLPFVGPLRRAVPGISGYFYGLYREKQSQMYVTSGVGTSTIPIRFFARPEVVLIRLKKD; encoded by the coding sequence ATGAATAAAAAATTGTTCTGGATACCGGCTGTAGTTGTCTTTTTGGCGGTCTTTACCGGGATCTATGCCCTTTATATCGAACCGAACTGGTTGCGTGTGCGTAAGATCGATGTGCAACTTCCGAGCGAGTACGCTGCCCAGGACGGCCTGACCGTACTCCACCTTTCCGACTTCCAACTCAGGAACCCTCAAATCGGCTGGCGCGAACGCCGGGTTGCAGCGCTCGCGCGCCAACTGGATCCGGACCTGGTGGTGGTCACCGGGGATGTGATCGAGGGCTATGTCAGTTACCAGGCTTGGATTGATTACGTGTCTGCGCTGCCTTCCCGTTACGGTGTTTATGCAGTGGCCGGGAATTGGGAGCACTGGGGCGATGTGAACATCTGGGAGATGAGAGAGGATTTGGCTAACCGGGGCGTGAGCTTGCTCGTCAATGAGATCGCGCGGGTTCCGGTGGGGGAGCGCGGACACATCGAGATTCTGGGTCTGGACAACCGTACCTTCCAATACCAGCCGTTTCTGGCGAAGTTATTGGAAGAATCCGATCCGCGGCTCTTTCGTTTGTTGCTGGTGCACGCGCCTGTGGCTTTTCACCAGGCCGCCCGCGGCGGGATTCCCTTAACTCTGGCCGGGCACACACAGGGCGGGCAAATCTGTTTGCCTTTTGTGGGGCCTTTGCGCCGGGCTGTGCCGGGCATCAGCGGCTATTTCTACGGGCTTTACCGGGAGAAACAAAGCCAGATGTATGTGACCTCCGGAGTCGGCACATCCACCATTCCCATCCGGTTTTTTGCCCGGCCTGAAGTGGTGCTCATTCGGCTGAAGAAGGACTAG
- a CDS encoding mechanosensitive ion channel family protein produces MFYSWRYGQFLESPFRRHSNRKRIATRRISEPQLTGRIIHIPNSIVFTKPLINYTKGFRYIWNEMPATETFGSDWKKSKEILQEIVTIA; encoded by the coding sequence ATTTTTTATTCATGGCGATATGGACAGTTCCTAGAGTCCCCTTTCAGGAGGCATTCTAACAGAAAGAGAATCGCCACCCGCAGGATTTCCGAACCGCAGCTCACGGGGCGCATTATCCACATCCCCAATTCAATAGTTTTCACGAAACCTCTAATCAACTACACCAAAGGATTTCGCTATATCTGGAATGAGATGCCTGCGACTGAGACCTTCGGAAGTGACTGGAAGAAGTCCAAAGAGATCTTGCAAGAGATTGTTACCATAGCTTGA
- the mgtE gene encoding magnesium transporter, translating to MEQIELEECLKNSAGLEDWQAIADSLPSLHPAAAAAFLQTHCKDNIPKVCSLIRRTFAADLLEALPDDIAAQVLHHLLEQDPQFATRVVRAMRTDETADILQDISNEDRNAILSSLTQRDAEAAAKLLSYPEDTAGGLMQTELISIPVDSVAAEVVGELRSKVRRYSEYPATYLYVVDTENRLVGTVTPRALLLCDADTPLSEIMNGDPTSIPVDLPAEEVVNAFRDYHYLALPVVDDKERLLGVVTHRAAMEEAEEQADEELLEMVGIVGGEEFRDNPLWSRSWRRLSWLGINVLLNMIAASVIAVYAGVIEAVVAIAVFLPIISDMSGCAGNQAIAVSIRELSTGRTRPKDYLRVLWKEMSVGFINGPALGVLIGVVAWLWYGNAWLGVIVGLALALNTFVALALGSLIPLGLRAVGKDPALASGPILTTITDLCGFWILLALAAWAIRNLGLS from the coding sequence ATGGAACAAATCGAGCTCGAAGAGTGTCTGAAGAATTCCGCCGGCCTGGAGGATTGGCAGGCGATTGCCGATTCCCTTCCTTCCCTGCACCCGGCGGCTGCTGCCGCATTTCTCCAAACCCACTGCAAAGACAATATCCCGAAGGTCTGTTCGCTCATAAGGCGCACCTTTGCTGCGGATCTTCTCGAAGCACTTCCGGACGATATCGCTGCGCAGGTTCTGCACCACCTTCTGGAACAGGACCCTCAGTTTGCCACAAGGGTCGTGCGGGCAATGCGCACGGACGAGACAGCGGATATTCTGCAAGACATATCCAATGAGGATCGCAACGCGATTCTGTCCTCTCTGACACAGCGGGATGCGGAAGCTGCGGCGAAGCTGTTGTCTTACCCGGAAGATACAGCCGGCGGGCTCATGCAAACGGAGCTCATTTCCATTCCCGTAGATTCTGTGGCAGCAGAGGTGGTTGGGGAGTTGAGATCCAAGGTCCGCAGATACTCGGAATATCCTGCGACCTATCTTTATGTGGTAGACACTGAGAATCGTCTTGTGGGAACAGTGACTCCCCGGGCACTGCTCCTATGCGACGCTGATACACCGCTCTCGGAAATTATGAATGGTGACCCGACTTCCATTCCGGTGGATCTGCCGGCAGAAGAGGTTGTGAATGCCTTCAGGGACTACCACTATTTGGCTTTGCCGGTGGTGGATGACAAGGAGCGTTTGCTGGGGGTCGTGACCCACCGCGCTGCCATGGAAGAGGCGGAGGAGCAGGCGGATGAGGAACTCCTGGAAATGGTCGGTATTGTCGGCGGTGAAGAGTTCCGCGACAATCCTCTGTGGAGCCGGTCCTGGCGGCGGCTGTCGTGGCTGGGCATCAATGTGCTTCTCAATATGATTGCCGCGAGTGTGATCGCGGTGTACGCGGGCGTGATCGAAGCAGTGGTGGCCATTGCCGTGTTCTTACCAATTATTTCCGATATGAGCGGATGTGCGGGCAATCAGGCGATTGCCGTGAGCATTCGTGAGCTTTCCACGGGCCGCACCAGGCCAAAAGATTATTTGAGAGTCTTATGGAAGGAGATGTCGGTTGGTTTTATTAACGGGCCAGCCTTGGGTGTTTTGATTGGAGTCGTGGCGTGGTTATGGTACGGCAATGCGTGGCTGGGGGTGATCGTAGGTCTTGCCCTTGCTCTCAACACCTTTGTTGCGTTGGCCTTGGGAAGTTTGATTCCCTTGGGCCTCCGGGCTGTGGGCAAGGATCCTGCCTTGGCTTCCGGGCCTATCCTAACCACCATCACCGATCTCTGCGGATTCTGGATTCTTCTGGCTCTTGCAGCCTGGGCGATCCGGAATTTAGGGTTGTCTTGA
- the corA gene encoding magnesium/cobalt transporter CorA has protein sequence MKSANDLIHSVGRGVQSAGRSAQSLFKRRIPPGSSPGTLVVHPDAPKPRIFVLDFDSNNLNEREIQDVSELSSFRDSNTVTWIDVQGLGDVELIGRLGEIFGLHRLALEDAVHTGQRAKVESYDDHLFIIARMILLREHLETEQVSFFLGPNWVLTFQEKPGDVFEPVRQRIRGGRGKIRTGGTDYLTYALLDAIVDHYFPVLEAYGDQLAGLEERVVSSPDYGVLMQIYALKRDLLSLRRAIWPAREAFNSLVRDESELIQKETVTFLRDCYDHAVQVIDLVENYRELSTGLMDAYLSGVSNRMNEVMKVLTVIATIFIPLTFVAGIYGMNFNPERSPWNMPELNAYFGYPLAILGMLGIGIGLVVFFRKKQWF, from the coding sequence ATGAAATCAGCAAATGATCTCATTCACTCCGTGGGCCGTGGCGTTCAATCCGCGGGCCGGAGCGCCCAAAGCCTCTTCAAACGCCGCATCCCTCCAGGATCTTCTCCGGGCACCTTAGTGGTCCATCCGGATGCTCCAAAACCGCGTATCTTTGTTCTGGATTTTGACTCCAACAATCTCAATGAAAGAGAAATCCAGGATGTTTCCGAGCTGTCTTCTTTTCGCGATAGTAATACCGTGACGTGGATAGACGTTCAAGGCTTGGGGGATGTGGAGCTTATCGGGCGATTGGGGGAGATTTTTGGCCTGCATCGCCTTGCGCTGGAAGACGCGGTCCACACGGGCCAGCGGGCCAAGGTGGAGTCCTATGACGATCACTTGTTCATCATTGCCCGGATGATTCTCCTGCGAGAGCATCTCGAAACAGAGCAAGTGAGCTTTTTTCTGGGGCCAAACTGGGTGCTCACCTTTCAGGAGAAGCCCGGGGATGTGTTTGAACCGGTCCGGCAGCGTATCCGTGGGGGCAGAGGCAAGATTCGTACAGGCGGCACGGACTATCTAACCTACGCGCTCTTGGACGCGATTGTGGATCACTACTTTCCGGTGTTGGAAGCTTACGGGGACCAGTTGGCCGGTTTGGAAGAGCGAGTCGTGAGCTCCCCGGACTACGGGGTCTTGATGCAGATCTATGCCCTCAAGCGGGATCTGCTGTCCCTGAGGCGCGCGATTTGGCCGGCGAGAGAGGCCTTTAACAGCTTGGTGCGGGATGAATCGGAGTTGATTCAGAAGGAAACAGTCACCTTTCTCCGGGACTGCTATGACCACGCGGTGCAGGTTATTGATCTGGTGGAGAACTATCGGGAACTATCCACCGGGTTGATGGATGCCTATCTCTCTGGCGTGAGCAACCGGATGAACGAGGTCATGAAAGTCCTCACCGTGATTGCGACGATTTTTATCCCCCTGACCTTTGTGGCCGGGATTTACGGAATGAACTTTAATCCGGAAAGATCGCCCTGGAATATGCCGGAGCTCAATGCGTATTTTGGGTATCCCTTGGCGATTCTCGGAATGTTGGGAATCGGAATTGGGCTGGTTGTCTTCTTTAGAAAAAAACAGTGGTTTTGA
- a CDS encoding LD-carboxypeptidase, with protein sequence MIKPAPIRPGDTIGIVAAASAFDKDNFIRGVEKLRSLGFRVKYERAIFNPCWSKPGHNRQRAAQINRMYLDPKVKAILCAKAGYGSIQILPFLNKRVIRRNPKIFVGYSDITNLLLFLQKISDTVVFHGPVVANEIYEGMNSVTLSYLERALTHTEPLGPILAPHLVALSPGRATGRLAGGNLSLITAMIGTPYSLSTEDSILFLEEVDETLEQTRRFLFKLRQAGKFRRIRGVLFGQMVECFEEFDEFRALVAEVFAGYDIPILFGFPSGHKSEREAPHVTLPLGVQATIDADKLLFQIDESGVA encoded by the coding sequence ATGATTAAACCCGCACCCATCAGACCCGGAGACACCATCGGAATTGTGGCAGCCGCCAGTGCCTTTGATAAAGACAACTTCATTCGCGGCGTGGAGAAGCTGCGTTCTCTGGGATTCCGGGTGAAGTATGAGCGGGCCATCTTTAACCCGTGTTGGTCCAAACCCGGGCACAACCGGCAGCGTGCCGCGCAAATCAATCGCATGTATCTCGACCCCAAGGTCAAGGCTATCTTGTGCGCCAAGGCCGGGTATGGTTCGATTCAAATTCTGCCTTTCCTCAATAAAAGAGTGATTCGCCGCAATCCCAAGATTTTTGTGGGCTACAGCGATATCACCAATCTCTTGCTCTTTCTTCAGAAGATTTCCGATACGGTTGTATTTCACGGTCCTGTGGTGGCCAACGAAATCTACGAGGGGATGAACTCAGTCACACTCTCCTACTTGGAACGCGCACTTACTCATACGGAACCTTTAGGACCGATCCTGGCTCCGCACCTGGTGGCCCTGAGCCCGGGCAGGGCCACAGGCCGGCTGGCGGGAGGCAATCTTTCTTTGATCACGGCCATGATCGGGACTCCTTACAGCTTGTCCACCGAGGACTCCATTCTTTTTCTGGAAGAGGTGGATGAGACTTTGGAGCAAACCCGGAGATTCCTGTTTAAACTGAGGCAAGCCGGGAAGTTCCGGCGAATCAGGGGAGTCCTGTTCGGGCAAATGGTGGAATGCTTTGAAGAGTTCGATGAGTTTCGGGCTCTGGTTGCGGAAGTGTTTGCGGGGTACGATATCCCCATCCTGTTCGGTTTTCCCTCAGGGCACAAGAGTGAGCGCGAGGCGCCGCATGTGACTCTTCCTTTGGGAGTCCAGGCAACAATAGACGCGGACAAGCTGCTGTTTCAAATCGACGAATCCGGGGTGGCCTGA